In Harmonia axyridis chromosome 6, icHarAxyr1.1, whole genome shotgun sequence, a single window of DNA contains:
- the LOC123682182 gene encoding RING finger protein unkempt isoform X6, whose product MPSESKPLLTAQTEKPNHYSYLKEFRVEQCTLFLQHKCTQHRPFTCFHWHFMNQRRRRPVRRRDGTFNYSADNYCTKYDETTGICPDGDECPFLHRTAGDTERRYHLRYYKTCMCVHDTDSRGYCVKNGLHCAFAHGSHDHRPPVYDIKEISALEAAEAEGTGSSNGPNALDKERNLMNEDPKWQDTNYVLANYKTEPCKRPPRLCRQGYACPQYHNNKDKRRSPRKFKYRSTPCPNVKHGEEWGEPSNCEAGDLCPYCHTRTEQQFHPEIYKSTKCNDVQQSGYCPRGVFCAFAHVEQELGVQRETSDPGTNFAEILSNALPSSLGNKEKNSDSSNGSSEVSESASTSSLGSNSSHSKAPGAQLAHKSIPFHRHPSMGLELNNKLVALEKDHTLDSLEREQRKLYFAYGGLGTNFYSNDTVESVVGNALDDLNLEDSLNLSGALDRDNDSPSVSNSLSVGLASAVLGSSAPVNIPGANRSGLGNFSPNSSPLQQLQSSFLPSRFAQQDPIDFLNHSGMQLSNSASKMNFSNFLDFGARSISPNSRNHNNFNMSPSVNSHNVSSYEVSRLREELGTTRLQLSQWEERLGQARTACEAWQREAEESSRKLKEAMNDYSNLKQEYESLQGGPHLRSIAKLSELSKLSLGDLKKIHAQLKNDLDEVEKVLYRETASKCMVCEERNRTVTLNCNHFVLCSVCALTQSECPYCQTPIDLTSNM is encoded by the exons ATGCCGTCAGAGTCTAAGCCTTTGTTGACAGCTCAGACAGAAAAGCCAAATCATTATTC CTATTTGAAGGAATTTCGAGTAGAGCAATGTACGCTTTTCTTACAACACAAATGTACACAACACAGACCGTTCACCTGTTTTCATTGGCATTTTATGAATCAAAGAAGGCGACGTCCAGTCAGACGTAGAGATGGAACCTTTAATTATAGTGCGGACAATTATTGCACAAAATATGATGAAACTACTGGCATTTGTCCCGATGGAGACGA ATGTCCATTTCTACACCGGACAGCTGGTGATACAGAGCGTAGATATCATCTTAGGTATTATAAAACTTGTATGTGTGTACATGACACAGATTCCAGAGGTTATTGTGTAAAGAATGGTTTACATTGTGCATTTGCCCATGGAAGTCATGATCACCGACCTCCAGTATATGACATTAAAGAAATTTCAGCATTGGAAGCAGCAGAAGCTGAAGGAACTGGTTCTTCTAATGGCCCGAATGCTTTAGATAAAGAAAGAAATCTAATGAATGAAGATCCTAAATGGCAAG ATACAAATTATGTATTGGCGAACTACAAAACTGAGCCATGTAAAAGGCCACCTAGGTTATGCAGGCAGGGATATGCTTGTCCCCAGTATCACAATAATAAAGATAAACGAAGAAGTCCTCGGAAATTCAAATATAG ATCAACACCATGTCCTAATGTCAAACATGGTGAAGAATGGGGTGAACCCAGTAATTGTGAAGCGGGAGATTTATGTCCTTATTGTCACACTAGAACAGAACAACAATTTCATCCAGAGATTTATAAAAGTACCAAATGTAACGACGTACAACAGTCAGGATATTGTCCAAGAGGCGTCTTTTGCGCATTCGCTCATGTAGAAC AAGAATTAGGAGTTCAAAGGGAAACGTCAGATCCAGGTACAAACTTTGCAGAAATACTTTCAAATGCTCTTCCTTCAAGTCTTGGAAATAAAGAGAAAAACAGTGATAGTTCG AATGGTAGTAGTGAAGTAAGCGAATCAGCTTCCACTTCATCACTGGGTTCGAACAGCTCTCATAGCAAAGCACCTGGCGCCCAATTAGCACATAAATCTATACCTTTTCATAGGCATCCTTCGATGGGATTAGAATTGAATAACAAATTGGTAGCTCTAGAAAAAGATCATACTTTAG ATTCACTAGAAAGGGAAcagagaaaattatatttcgCATATGGAGGTTTAGGAACAAATTTTTACAGCAACGATACAGTGGAGAGTGTTGTCG GAAACGCGTTAGACGATCTGAATTTAGAGGATTCCCTGAACTTATCCGGGGCCTTGGATAGGGACAACGATTCTCCATCAGTCTCGAATTCGTTATCAGTGGGACTTGCTTCGGCTGTTCTTGGTAGTTCGGCACCTGTGAATATACCTGGTGCCAATCGTTCTGGTTTAGGAAACTTCAGTCCCAATAGTAGCCCATTGCAACAATTGCAATCTAGTTTTCTTCCGAGCAGGTTTGCTCAGCAGGATCCAATAGATTTCTTGAATCATTCCGGAATGCAGTTGAGTAATAGTGCttctaaaatgaatttttcgaattttttggaTTTTGGAGCTAGGAGCATTTCGCCAAACTCAAGAAACCATAACAATTTTAACATGTCGCCCAGTGTGAATAGTCATAACGTGTCAAGTTACGAAGTTAGCCGTTTAAGAGAAGAATTAGGCACTACTAGACTCCAATTGTCACAATGGGAAGAGAGGTTAGGCCAGGCAAGAACGGCTTGCGAAGCATGGCAGAGAGAAGCCGAGGAATCGTCTAGAAAATTGAAAGAGGCAATGAACGATTACAGTAATCTGAAGCAGGAATATGAGAGTCTACAAGGGGGCCCGCATCTGCGTAGCATAGCTAAGCTGTCCGAACTTAGCAAATTATCTTTGGGTGATTTGAAAAAGATACATGCTCAACTGAAGAATGATTTGGATGAAGTAGAAAAAGTATTATATAGAGAAACAGCATCTAAGTGTATGGTCTGTGAGGAAAGGAATAGAACTGttactttaaattgcaatcatTTTGTTTTATGTAGTGTTTGTGCGCTTACACAAAGCGAATGTCCATATTGTCAGACACCAATAGATCTGACGAGTAATATGTGA
- the LOC123682182 gene encoding RING finger protein unkempt isoform X3, protein MPSESKPLLTAQTEKPNHYSYLKEFRVEQCTLFLQHKCTQHRPFTCFHWHFMNQRRRRPVRRRDGTFNYSADNYCTKYDETTGICPDGDECPFLHRTAGDTERRYHLRYYKTCMCVHDTDSRGYCVKNGLHCAFAHGSHDHRPPVYDIKEISALEAAEAEGTGSSNGPNALDKERNLMNEDPKWQDTNYVLANYKTEPCKRPPRLCRQGYACPQYHNNKDKRRSPRKFKYRSTPCPNVKHGEEWGEPSNCEAGDLCPYCHTRTEQQFHPEIYKSTKCNDVQQSGYCPRGVFCAFAHVEQELGVQRETSDPGTNFAEILSNALPSSLGNKEKNSDSSIILFQNGSSEVSESASTSSLGSNSSHSKAPGAQLAHKSIPFHRHPSMGLELNNKLVALEKDHTLDSLEREQRKLYFAYGGLGTNFYSNDTVESVVGNALDDLNLEDSLNLSGALDRDNDSPSVSNSLSVGLASAVLGSSAPVNIPGANRSGLGNFSPNSSPLQQLQSSFLPSRFAQQDPIDFLNHSGMQLSNSASKMNFSNFLDFGARSISPNSRNHNNFNMSPSVNSHNVSSYEVSRLREELGTTRLQLSQWEERLGQARTACEAWQREAEESSRKLKEAMNDYSNLKQEYESLQGGPHLRSIAKLSELSKLSLGDLKKIHAQLKNDLDEVEKVLYRETASKCMVCEERNRTVTLNCNHFVLCSVCALTQSECPYCQTPIDLTSNM, encoded by the exons ATGCCGTCAGAGTCTAAGCCTTTGTTGACAGCTCAGACAGAAAAGCCAAATCATTATTC CTATTTGAAGGAATTTCGAGTAGAGCAATGTACGCTTTTCTTACAACACAAATGTACACAACACAGACCGTTCACCTGTTTTCATTGGCATTTTATGAATCAAAGAAGGCGACGTCCAGTCAGACGTAGAGATGGAACCTTTAATTATAGTGCGGACAATTATTGCACAAAATATGATGAAACTACTGGCATTTGTCCCGATGGAGACGA ATGTCCATTTCTACACCGGACAGCTGGTGATACAGAGCGTAGATATCATCTTAGGTATTATAAAACTTGTATGTGTGTACATGACACAGATTCCAGAGGTTATTGTGTAAAGAATGGTTTACATTGTGCATTTGCCCATGGAAGTCATGATCACCGACCTCCAGTATATGACATTAAAGAAATTTCAGCATTGGAAGCAGCAGAAGCTGAAGGAACTGGTTCTTCTAATGGCCCGAATGCTTTAGATAAAGAAAGAAATCTAATGAATGAAGATCCTAAATGGCAAG ATACAAATTATGTATTGGCGAACTACAAAACTGAGCCATGTAAAAGGCCACCTAGGTTATGCAGGCAGGGATATGCTTGTCCCCAGTATCACAATAATAAAGATAAACGAAGAAGTCCTCGGAAATTCAAATATAG ATCAACACCATGTCCTAATGTCAAACATGGTGAAGAATGGGGTGAACCCAGTAATTGTGAAGCGGGAGATTTATGTCCTTATTGTCACACTAGAACAGAACAACAATTTCATCCAGAGATTTATAAAAGTACCAAATGTAACGACGTACAACAGTCAGGATATTGTCCAAGAGGCGTCTTTTGCGCATTCGCTCATGTAGAAC AAGAATTAGGAGTTCAAAGGGAAACGTCAGATCCAGGTACAAACTTTGCAGAAATACTTTCAAATGCTCTTCCTTCAAGTCTTGGAAATAAAGAGAAAAACAGTGATAGTTCG ATCATTTTATTCCAGAATGGTAGTAGTGAAGTAAGCGAATCAGCTTCCACTTCATCACTGGGTTCGAACAGCTCTCATAGCAAAGCACCTGGCGCCCAATTAGCACATAAATCTATACCTTTTCATAGGCATCCTTCGATGGGATTAGAATTGAATAACAAATTGGTAGCTCTAGAAAAAGATCATACTTTAG ATTCACTAGAAAGGGAAcagagaaaattatatttcgCATATGGAGGTTTAGGAACAAATTTTTACAGCAACGATACAGTGGAGAGTGTTGTCG GAAACGCGTTAGACGATCTGAATTTAGAGGATTCCCTGAACTTATCCGGGGCCTTGGATAGGGACAACGATTCTCCATCAGTCTCGAATTCGTTATCAGTGGGACTTGCTTCGGCTGTTCTTGGTAGTTCGGCACCTGTGAATATACCTGGTGCCAATCGTTCTGGTTTAGGAAACTTCAGTCCCAATAGTAGCCCATTGCAACAATTGCAATCTAGTTTTCTTCCGAGCAGGTTTGCTCAGCAGGATCCAATAGATTTCTTGAATCATTCCGGAATGCAGTTGAGTAATAGTGCttctaaaatgaatttttcgaattttttggaTTTTGGAGCTAGGAGCATTTCGCCAAACTCAAGAAACCATAACAATTTTAACATGTCGCCCAGTGTGAATAGTCATAACGTGTCAAGTTACGAAGTTAGCCGTTTAAGAGAAGAATTAGGCACTACTAGACTCCAATTGTCACAATGGGAAGAGAGGTTAGGCCAGGCAAGAACGGCTTGCGAAGCATGGCAGAGAGAAGCCGAGGAATCGTCTAGAAAATTGAAAGAGGCAATGAACGATTACAGTAATCTGAAGCAGGAATATGAGAGTCTACAAGGGGGCCCGCATCTGCGTAGCATAGCTAAGCTGTCCGAACTTAGCAAATTATCTTTGGGTGATTTGAAAAAGATACATGCTCAACTGAAGAATGATTTGGATGAAGTAGAAAAAGTATTATATAGAGAAACAGCATCTAAGTGTATGGTCTGTGAGGAAAGGAATAGAACTGttactttaaattgcaatcatTTTGTTTTATGTAGTGTTTGTGCGCTTACACAAAGCGAATGTCCATATTGTCAGACACCAATAGATCTGACGAGTAATATGTGA